In Anser cygnoides isolate HZ-2024a breed goose chromosome 14, Taihu_goose_T2T_genome, whole genome shotgun sequence, one genomic interval encodes:
- the RBM22 gene encoding pre-mRNA-splicing factor RBM22 isoform X2, translating into MSTSLGSNTYNRQNWEDADFPILCQTCLGENPYIRMTKEKYGKECKICARPFTVFRWCPGVRMRFKKTEVCQTCSKLKNVCQTCLLDLEYGLPIQVRDAGLSLKDEMPKSDVNKEYYTQNMEREIANSDGTRPVGALGKATSTSDMLLKLARTTPYYKRNRPHICSFWVKGECKRGEECPYRHEKPTDPDDPLADQNIKDRYYGINDPVADKLLKRASTMPRLDPPDDKTITTLYVGGLGDTITESDLRNHFYQFGEIRTITVVQRQQCAFIQFATRQAAEVAAEKSFNKLIVNGRRLNVKWGRSQAARGKEKDKEGTTESGIKLEPVPGLPGALPPPPAAEEEASANYFNLPPSGPPAVVNIALPPPPGIAPPPPPGFGPHMFHAMGPPPPFMRAPGPIHYPSQDPQRMGAHAGKHSSP; encoded by the exons ATGTCGACGTCGCTGGGCTCCAACACGTACAACCGGCAGAACTGGGAGGACGCC GACTTCCCTATTCTGTGCCAGACATGTCTTGGAGAGAACCCGTACATCCGCATG ACCAAAGAGAAGTATGGAAAGGAATGCAAG atCTGTGCCAGGCCCTTCACAGTGTTCCGCTGGTGCCCTGGTGTTCGCATGCgtttcaagaaaacagaagtgtgcCAGACGTGCAGCAAGCTGAAGAACGTCTGCCAAACCTGCCTGCTCGACCTGGAGTATG GTTTGCCTATCCAAGTCCGGGATGCAGGACTCTCCCTTAAGGACGAAATGCCTAAATCTGATGTCAATAAAGAGTATTACACCCAGAACATGGAGCGTGAG ATAGCCAACTCTGACGGCACCAGACCAGTGGGCGCGCTAGGAAAAGCTACTTCCACCAGTGACATGCTGCTGAAGCTGGCTCGGACCACGCCTTACTACAAACGTAACCGTCCTCACATCTGTTCCTTCTGGGTAAAAGGAGAATGCAAGCGAGGAGAAGAGTGTCCTTACAG ACATGAGAAACCTACAGATCCGGATGATCCTCTGGCTGATCAGAACATCAAAGATCGTTACTACGGAATTAATGATCCTGTGGCTGATAAGCTGCTGAAACGAGCATCGACCATGCCTCGACTGGACCCTCCTGATGACAAGACCATTACTACGCTGTATGTTGGAGGGCTTGGAGATACTATCACTGAATCAGATCTCAG AAATCACTTCTACCAGTTCGGGGAAATTCGGACGATAACTGTGGTGCAGAGACAACAGTGTGCTTTCATCCAGTTTGCCACCCGGCAAGCTGCAGAAGTGGCTGCTGAGAAATCCTTCAACAAACTCATCGTCAATGGCCGCCGGCTCAATGTCAAATGGGGCAG GTCTCAGGcagcaagaggaaaagagaaggacaaagaAGGTACTACAGAATCTGGGATAAAGCTGGAACCAGTTCCAGGACTTCCCGGAG ctctcccacctcctccagctgcagaagaggaggcttcTGCAAATTACTTCAACCTACCTCCAAGTGGCCCTCCAGCTGTGGTTAACATTGCCTTGCCACCACCTCCTGGCATtgctccgccaccacctccag GTTTTGGACCACACATGTTCCACGCCATGGGGCCACCGCCTCCCTTCATGCGAGCGCCAGGCCCCATTCACTACCCGTCTCAAGATCCCCAGAGGATGGGCGCCCACGCGGGAAAGCACAGCAGCCCCTAG
- the RBM22 gene encoding pre-mRNA-splicing factor RBM22 isoform X1: MANKRAARLAALRKSPGCPSPVKSGAASVLRVFHQRGSGRGSWLAQGLILREAFVSSQHPGGLRSGAGGDSSAAMVISLLIPRFLSSWSIQDFPILCQTCLGENPYIRMTKEKYGKECKICARPFTVFRWCPGVRMRFKKTEVCQTCSKLKNVCQTCLLDLEYGLPIQVRDAGLSLKDEMPKSDVNKEYYTQNMEREIANSDGTRPVGALGKATSTSDMLLKLARTTPYYKRNRPHICSFWVKGECKRGEECPYRHEKPTDPDDPLADQNIKDRYYGINDPVADKLLKRASTMPRLDPPDDKTITTLYVGGLGDTITESDLRNHFYQFGEIRTITVVQRQQCAFIQFATRQAAEVAAEKSFNKLIVNGRRLNVKWGRSQAARGKEKDKEGTTESGIKLEPVPGLPGALPPPPAAEEEASANYFNLPPSGPPAVVNIALPPPPGIAPPPPPGFGPHMFHAMGPPPPFMRAPGPIHYPSQDPQRMGAHAGKHSSP, from the exons ATGGCAAATAAGCGAGCTGCACGGCTCGCCGCTCTGAGAAAGTCACCGGGATGTCCCTCACCAGTGAAATCAGGAGCAGCCAGCGTGCTGCGGGTCTTTCACCAGAGGGGCTCGGGCAGGGGCTCGTGGCTGGCCCAGGGGCTCATCCTGAGGGAGGCCTTTGTGTCCTCCCAGCACCCGGGTGGGTTACGGTCAGGTGCAGGAGGTGATTCAAGTGCTGCCATGGTGATTTCGTTGCTGATTCCacgttttctttcttcctggtCCATTCAGGACTTCCCTATTCTGTGCCAGACATGTCTTGGAGAGAACCCGTACATCCGCATG ACCAAAGAGAAGTATGGAAAGGAATGCAAG atCTGTGCCAGGCCCTTCACAGTGTTCCGCTGGTGCCCTGGTGTTCGCATGCgtttcaagaaaacagaagtgtgcCAGACGTGCAGCAAGCTGAAGAACGTCTGCCAAACCTGCCTGCTCGACCTGGAGTATG GTTTGCCTATCCAAGTCCGGGATGCAGGACTCTCCCTTAAGGACGAAATGCCTAAATCTGATGTCAATAAAGAGTATTACACCCAGAACATGGAGCGTGAG ATAGCCAACTCTGACGGCACCAGACCAGTGGGCGCGCTAGGAAAAGCTACTTCCACCAGTGACATGCTGCTGAAGCTGGCTCGGACCACGCCTTACTACAAACGTAACCGTCCTCACATCTGTTCCTTCTGGGTAAAAGGAGAATGCAAGCGAGGAGAAGAGTGTCCTTACAG ACATGAGAAACCTACAGATCCGGATGATCCTCTGGCTGATCAGAACATCAAAGATCGTTACTACGGAATTAATGATCCTGTGGCTGATAAGCTGCTGAAACGAGCATCGACCATGCCTCGACTGGACCCTCCTGATGACAAGACCATTACTACGCTGTATGTTGGAGGGCTTGGAGATACTATCACTGAATCAGATCTCAG AAATCACTTCTACCAGTTCGGGGAAATTCGGACGATAACTGTGGTGCAGAGACAACAGTGTGCTTTCATCCAGTTTGCCACCCGGCAAGCTGCAGAAGTGGCTGCTGAGAAATCCTTCAACAAACTCATCGTCAATGGCCGCCGGCTCAATGTCAAATGGGGCAG GTCTCAGGcagcaagaggaaaagagaaggacaaagaAGGTACTACAGAATCTGGGATAAAGCTGGAACCAGTTCCAGGACTTCCCGGAG ctctcccacctcctccagctgcagaagaggaggcttcTGCAAATTACTTCAACCTACCTCCAAGTGGCCCTCCAGCTGTGGTTAACATTGCCTTGCCACCACCTCCTGGCATtgctccgccaccacctccag GTTTTGGACCACACATGTTCCACGCCATGGGGCCACCGCCTCCCTTCATGCGAGCGCCAGGCCCCATTCACTACCCGTCTCAAGATCCCCAGAGGATGGGCGCCCACGCGGGAAAGCACAGCAGCCCCTAG
- the RBM22 gene encoding pre-mRNA-splicing factor RBM22 isoform X3 — protein sequence MSTSLGSNTYNRQNWEDADFPILCQTCLGENPYIRMICARPFTVFRWCPGVRMRFKKTEVCQTCSKLKNVCQTCLLDLEYGLPIQVRDAGLSLKDEMPKSDVNKEYYTQNMEREIANSDGTRPVGALGKATSTSDMLLKLARTTPYYKRNRPHICSFWVKGECKRGEECPYRHEKPTDPDDPLADQNIKDRYYGINDPVADKLLKRASTMPRLDPPDDKTITTLYVGGLGDTITESDLRNHFYQFGEIRTITVVQRQQCAFIQFATRQAAEVAAEKSFNKLIVNGRRLNVKWGRSQAARGKEKDKEGTTESGIKLEPVPGLPGALPPPPAAEEEASANYFNLPPSGPPAVVNIALPPPPGIAPPPPPGFGPHMFHAMGPPPPFMRAPGPIHYPSQDPQRMGAHAGKHSSP from the exons ATGTCGACGTCGCTGGGCTCCAACACGTACAACCGGCAGAACTGGGAGGACGCC GACTTCCCTATTCTGTGCCAGACATGTCTTGGAGAGAACCCGTACATCCGCATG atCTGTGCCAGGCCCTTCACAGTGTTCCGCTGGTGCCCTGGTGTTCGCATGCgtttcaagaaaacagaagtgtgcCAGACGTGCAGCAAGCTGAAGAACGTCTGCCAAACCTGCCTGCTCGACCTGGAGTATG GTTTGCCTATCCAAGTCCGGGATGCAGGACTCTCCCTTAAGGACGAAATGCCTAAATCTGATGTCAATAAAGAGTATTACACCCAGAACATGGAGCGTGAG ATAGCCAACTCTGACGGCACCAGACCAGTGGGCGCGCTAGGAAAAGCTACTTCCACCAGTGACATGCTGCTGAAGCTGGCTCGGACCACGCCTTACTACAAACGTAACCGTCCTCACATCTGTTCCTTCTGGGTAAAAGGAGAATGCAAGCGAGGAGAAGAGTGTCCTTACAG ACATGAGAAACCTACAGATCCGGATGATCCTCTGGCTGATCAGAACATCAAAGATCGTTACTACGGAATTAATGATCCTGTGGCTGATAAGCTGCTGAAACGAGCATCGACCATGCCTCGACTGGACCCTCCTGATGACAAGACCATTACTACGCTGTATGTTGGAGGGCTTGGAGATACTATCACTGAATCAGATCTCAG AAATCACTTCTACCAGTTCGGGGAAATTCGGACGATAACTGTGGTGCAGAGACAACAGTGTGCTTTCATCCAGTTTGCCACCCGGCAAGCTGCAGAAGTGGCTGCTGAGAAATCCTTCAACAAACTCATCGTCAATGGCCGCCGGCTCAATGTCAAATGGGGCAG GTCTCAGGcagcaagaggaaaagagaaggacaaagaAGGTACTACAGAATCTGGGATAAAGCTGGAACCAGTTCCAGGACTTCCCGGAG ctctcccacctcctccagctgcagaagaggaggcttcTGCAAATTACTTCAACCTACCTCCAAGTGGCCCTCCAGCTGTGGTTAACATTGCCTTGCCACCACCTCCTGGCATtgctccgccaccacctccag GTTTTGGACCACACATGTTCCACGCCATGGGGCCACCGCCTCCCTTCATGCGAGCGCCAGGCCCCATTCACTACCCGTCTCAAGATCCCCAGAGGATGGGCGCCCACGCGGGAAAGCACAGCAGCCCCTAG